The following coding sequences lie in one Phyllopteryx taeniolatus isolate TA_2022b chromosome 4, UOR_Ptae_1.2, whole genome shotgun sequence genomic window:
- the sec23b gene encoding protein transport protein Sec23B encodes MATYQEFIQQNEDRDGVRFSWNLWPSSRLEATRLVVPVSCLFTPLKERPDLPPVQYEPVMCSRANCKAVLNPLCQVDFRAKIWACNFCFQRNPFPPSYAGISEVNQPAELMPQFSTIEYIVQRGPSAPLIFLYVVDTCLEEEDLQALKESLQMSLSLLPPNALVGLITFGRMVQVHELSCELISKSYVFRGTKDLTSKQIQEMLGLTKPSASGPQGCAPAPQDAASSCRFLQPVHKVDMNLTDLLGELQRDPWPVPQGKRALRSTGVALSVAVGLLEGTFPNTGARVMLFIGGPPTQGPGMVVGDELKTPIRSWHDIQKDNARHLKKATKYYEALANRSAVNGHSIDIYACALDQTGLLEMKCLSNLTGGHIVMGDSFNTSLFKQTFQRVFNKDYNGDFRMVFGGIMEVKTTREVKVCGAIGPCVSLNSKGSCVSENEMGVGGTTQWKVCSLNPSTTLGIYFEVVNQHNAPVPQGGRGAVQFVTQYQHSNTQRRIRVTTIARNWADAQSQIQHIESSFDQEAAAVLMARLGVFRAESEEGPDVLRWLDRQLIRLCQKFGQFNKDDPTSFKLSESLSLYPQFMFHLRRSPFLQVFNNSPDESSYYRHHFVRQDLTQSLIMIQPILYSYSFYGPPEPVLLDSSSILPDRILLMDTFFQLVIYHGETIAQWRKAGYQEMAEYENFKQLLQAPLDDAQEILQTRFPMPRYVDTEHGGSQARFLLSKVNPSQTHNNLYAWGQETGAPILTDDVSLQVFMDHLKKLAVSSST; translated from the exons GTGCAGCCGGGCCAACTGCAAGGCAGTGCTCAACCCACTGTG TCAAGTTGACTTCCGAGCAAAGATTTGGGCCTGCAACTTCTGTTTCCAGAGAAACCCA TTCCCTCCCTCCTATGCGGGAATATCAGAAGTGAACCAACCAGCTGAGCTTATGCCCCAGTTTTCCACCATTGAGTACATAGTACAG CGCGGACCCTCAGCTCCACTGATCTTCCTCTATGTAGTTGACACATGCTTGGAGGAAGAAGACCTCCAGGCTCTGAAGGAATCCCTTCAGATGTCCCTCAGTCTTCTGCCTCCCAACGCTTTAGTGGGCCTCATCACTTTTGGACGCATGGTCCAGGTTCATGAGCTCAGTTGTGAGTTGATCTCCAAGAGTTACGTGTTCAGAGGCACCAAGGATCTCACCTCCAAACAGATCCAG GAGATGTTGGGTTTAACAAAGCCTTCTGCATCAGGACCGCAAGGATGCGCTCCTGCACCTCAAGATGCTGCATCCTCTTGCAG GTTCCTTCAGCCTGTGCACAAGGTTGATATGAATCTGACCGATTTACTGGGGGAGCTTCAGCGAGACCCCTGGCCCGTTCCTCAGGGTAAAAGGGCACTCCGATCCACCGGTGTTGCGCTGTCTGTCGCTGTTGGTCTCCTAGAG GGCACATTCCCCAATACGGGTGCTCGTGTGATGCTGTTCATCGGCGGCCCCCCCACTCAGGGCCCCGGAATGGTAGTGGGAGATGAGCTGAAAACCCCCATCCGTTCCTGGCATGACATCCAGAAGGATAATGCTCGCCACTTGAAGAAGGCTACAAAG TACTATGAAGCCTTAGCCAACCGATCAGCAGTAAATGGCCACAGTATTGATATCTACGCCTGTGCTTTGGACCAGACTGGGCTCCTGGAAATGAAGTGTTTATCTAATCTCACTGG GGGACACATAGTGATGGGAGACTCGTTCAATACCTCTTTGTTCAAGCAAACGTTCCAGAGAGTTTTCAACAAAGACTATAATGGTGACTTCCGCATGGTCTTTGGAGGCATCATGGAGGTCAAG ACTACACGAGAGGTGAAGGTTTGCGGGGCTATCGGACCTTGTGTATCGCTCAACTCAAAGGGTTCCTGTGTATCAGAGAAT GAGATGGGCGTTGGTGGCACAACCCAGTGGAAAGTGTGCAGTCTCAACCCTTCCACCACTTTGggcatttattttgaagtggtGAATCAG cACAATGCACCAGTCCCCCAGGGTGGCCGAGGAGCAGTCCAGTTTGTAACCCAGTACCAGCACTCCAACACTCAGAGGAGGATACGCGTCACCACAATTGCAAGGAA CTGGGCAGATGCACAATCCCAAATTCAGCATATTGAGTCATCATTCGATCAAGAAGCCGCCGCTGTGCTCATGGCTCGACTGGGAGTGTTCCGAGCAGAGTCGGAGGAGGGGCCTGATGTCTTGCGGTGGCTTGACAGGCAGCTAATTCGCCTG TGCCAGAAGTTTGGTCAATTCAATAAAGATGATCCTACATCTTTCAAGCTGTCAGAGTCCTTGTCACTTTACCCTCAG TTTATGTTCCACTTGCGGCGGTCGCCCTTCCTGCAGGTGTTTAACAACAGCCCAGATGAGTCCTCCTATTACAGGCACCATTTCGTCAGGCAGGACCTCACACAGTCGCTCATCATGATCCAGCCCATCCTTTACTCGTACTCCTTTTATGGCCCACCTGAG CCTGTACTTCTGGACAGCAGCAGCATTCTGCCTGATCGAATCCTGCTGATGGACACCTTCTTCCAGCTTGTTATCTACCATGGCGAG ACCATAGCCCAGTGGCGAAAGGCAGGATACCAGGAAATGGCTGAGTATGAAAACTTTAAACAGCTGCTACAAGCACCTCTGGATGACGCGCAGGAGATCCTGCAGACGCGCTTTCCCATGCCACGATACGTCGATACAGAGCATGGAGGTTCTCAAGCCCGCTTCCTGCTCTCGAAGGTCAACCCTTCCCAGACCCACAACAACCTTTACGCCTGGGGACAG GAGACTGGAGCGCCGATCCTTACTGATGACGTCAGCCTGCAGGTCTTCATGGACCACTTGAAAAAACTGGCTGTGTCCAGCTCTACATAG